The Erigeron canadensis isolate Cc75 chromosome 1, C_canadensis_v1, whole genome shotgun sequence genome segment atgagcaaTACAATAAGtatttgtgaaattatcaaggtaaaaaaaaaataaatgttaataaagtgaaattgaatattttaatttattaacaattaattaagaaaatagtattttagatatatataattataaaaatatatttacctgCATATTACGCAatacaataatctagttatatataatagagatagagataattATGTCATTACAATctctctttatttatataataatagattaaacagttttaattttaaaaaaattaaaaaaattattttaaagttatatacAGACTTATAATTAACATACCTTTTCCTTAAAAAGTCATTCGGTACAAAATAGATATGCCTAGTCGGCTAGTCGCTTACTATCCCCAAATCTTTTCCGGTTCAAACCGGGTCAATACCCATATATCTCTCCGATAATAAACTTACATCAGCACATCAATATTTCCCATTTTTTTAGATTTGGGGGTCTAGGGTTTGTCTCAAaaaattaaaaccctaaattctttTCGCAAAATCGCCTCAATTTCTCACATATTCGTCTTCATAATCCCAAAGGTATCATCACTCTTTAATTCCATCTtctatacacacatatatacatgtatccTATTAAATACTTcataaagtttgaatcttgaaaaaaaatctatacttgttatataatttataatatcttttaaaggttttttgttttttttacatgtttagGTGTAAAAGCTGTTGAATTTGTTAACTGAAAGTATAGCTATAGATACAAAAAGTAGGTTGGATTAACTGTAATGGAGATACCGATAAAGCCGATAGATCAATTATTGGAGAGGGTACTTTGTATGAACATACTTTCGTCTGATTATTTTAAAGAGCTTTATCGGTTTAAGACGTATCATGAAGTTGTTGATGAGATATATAATCAAGTTGATCATGTTGAGCCTTGGATGACTGGGAATTGTCGCGGCCCGTCTACTGCGTTTTGTTTGCTGTATAAGTTTTTTACGATGAAGCTTACGGTTAAGCAAATGCACGGTTTGTTGAAGCACACGGATTCTCCATACATTAGAGCGGTACGTTGTTATATGCTGCATATTATTTCTTTATATGCATTCTTTTTGTGTTAGTAGACATTTTTTGAGGGGTTGGGTTATTTGTCGTAATTTGTTTACGGATTCTATTTTTGTCTTCATAGGTCTTTAAAAGTTTGATTCTTGTCCCGTTTGTACCATTTCGTTGCCTGGTAATTTGATGAACACATGTAGTCTGTGAGAAAGAAGTAAGGAACAAGAAGCTAGTTTGATCTGTGACATACGTGTTTGTGTTTCTAAGAGTTTGTTCATAAGTAGacgttttgttttatttcttgTCCCGTTTAAGTCTTTTTATTACCCGGTGATCCTATAGCTGGTAAACATTGCTTAAGGTTTTTTTATTATCCCATTTGAGTCACtcaatttattttgttgttccATTTGAATCAGTTATAGTTTTATTTCTTCTcttattttaatcaataaaagtttATTCATGTTCCAGTCGAGtcattaaaagttttatttcttgTTGCATCTGAGTAATTTGTTAGTACCATGTAGGCAAGTATCTGATCTCCTGTTGGCAAAATGACCCAATTGGGACAAGAAATATTTTTCTAATGACCTAGAAGCATAAGAGGCACGTATTGGCTGTTTATATTGGTATCTACATGGGCGAAAAACCTTGTCTCCGTACTACAAAAATAcatgtctttttaatttttttatcttattttatttattggacaaatactttttttttgagtAAGAACAGATTACCCAGTAAGAACATATTACCCTTTAAGGAAGTCATTTTTGGTATATAGGAGTAGCATGTACGTGATATATTGATGCATAGTCTTTTCAATACATCCTGATTTGCAAGTTGAAGAAGATTGCTAATGGTCAGGGTGATAGCAACCCAGATGTAGTACTTgcttttttaaaattgtaaaacaTTGAGGTGTTATCTACATGGGCGAAAATCCTTGTTTCGGTTCGACAAACATACATgtcttattaatttttttgatctttttttatttattggacAAATACTTTGTGTTTTGAGTAAGAACAGATTACCCAGTAAGAACATATTACCCTTTAAGGAAGTCATTTTTGGGATATTGGAGTAGTATGTACGTGATATATTGATGCATAGTCTTTTTAATACATCCTGTTTTGGAAGTTGAAGAAGATTGCTAATGGTCAGGGTGATAGCAACCCAGATGTAGTACTTgcttttttaaaattgtaaaacaTTGAGGTGTGAAGGTCTCGATTTGTTGGTACTAATAATCATGAGGTCGTTTAAGCATACGGCATTATACGCAAGGTTAAAATCAAGGCTCAGTTCCAACAACCATAGTTTTTTGTTCAGATCTAAAGTAGGAGGACCATGTGCATATTCCATTGCTTCATGACATTGTTGTAAGTTAATAGCTATATGCTATCTATGAATAAGCAACGTAAGATAGTACATTTACATTGTTACCTTGAGCTACCTTTATTCACATCATTGTTGTAAGTTAATAGCTATATGCTATCTATGAATAAGCAACGTAAGATAGTACATTTACATTGTTACCTTGAGCTACCTTTATTCACATCAATGTGTAGAAATAGAACTGTAGATAAAAGGTATGTTTTGCCAAATTAGCTTGGCTTTTGAGTTGTGTAGAAGTTAGAATTGTTTATTGAAAGGTTGTAGCTGTAGATTAATATGTAATTTGACACAAAAGACACCCAAATGTATTTATTAGGAACTTGTTATTGTGGACGGAAATTTTGGTAATTATGTTTTAGAAAGTTTCAAGCTTGTTTCTGAAGTATAGTTTGGGTAAATTTTTGTCTTGAATTTCAAGCTAAAGCTCTGtcaatcaagtttttttttcttttctatttttttatttttttagtggaTCCTTATTTGGGTAATTTTAGTGGACCGTTTGGTAATTATGTTTTAGAAACTTTCAAGCTTGTTTCTGAAGTATACTTTGGGTAATTTTTTGTCTTGAATTTCAAGCTAAAGCTCTGTCATTCaagcaagtttttttttctatgttttttttagtaGATCTTTAACTGGGTAATTTTGTTTACAAAGCTCCAAACCTAAGTTTTAAAACTACTTTAAGGTGTATATTTTTCTATCTCACAACTGAAGCTTTTACCTTAATTAGGTTTTATTTGTTCATTTAAAGTTAGGGAAAATCAAATCTGCAGCAAACTTCAGGCGCCAGCAATAACAAATTTTTACATATTaagctttttaatttataaatgaccatatccccccccccccccccccccccccccccccccccccccccccccccccccggatTTACATGTTGCTGCAGCCAATATAGCTGCAGTCAACAGCAGGAATATAAGCCCTTAAAGTTATTGTTATTTATGTAAAACACATTTCAATAGATTCCAAAAGCTGCATGGCAAGCACATACAAAGTTCATGTTATCAATTCTgcaatttaaaattttctgtATGAATATTACTGGTTTTCATAAAAGGTTTTCTCTATTATTTGCAAGGGGATTTGGCAAGTTTCTCATAAACAGAGCTTTTAATTTATGTATGAACGGGCTATAAAGTATATACATGCAGGTTTTGATATCTTATATGTTTCTTCAGGTTGGATTTCTATACTTGAGATATGCTGCAGATCCGAAGTCATTGTGGGGCTGGTTTGAACCATATATCAAGGATGATGAGGTACTTCTTTTTTCTCCATGCTTTTAACTCAATTCTGTAGGTTATCGTGAGGTCGCTAATTTGCAAGTTTGTTACACATGTCATGCTTGAACGTTGGACACGTGATATTCATCTGAACATACATACTGCCATGCAAGAGGTAGCATATAAAACTAAGACCCTTCACCCTTGAGCAGTTTTCTCATATTTTACTGCAATTGTACTTTGTTGGGCACTCGCATTGAACATCACGTTTTGTTGTGACTTTATGTAGAATTTCCTTTTTGGAGATGATAACAGAGGATTTGGTCAATGGTGCTCATAGAAAGTAATAATATATTCTGATTTTGGGAGTGCTTGCTTGGCCTTAGGGGATGGGAATGATTATGATTGAAGGTGCTCGGTAGGCTATAATCCGACTATAACCTTCGCGCTATTACTCAGGATTGGGTAGTGGATTATTACCCAGAAAATTTGGGGGCTTGAGAATAACTAACAAGTTCCCATGCCAAAAGTGGGTAGTGATTGTATGCAGTATAAATCTTATACTATTAACATATAGGAAAATtacaatattaattatatgGTACACCGAAAAATATATGGTACACCGTACATATATAGTACATCGTACCAAAGCGAGCCGAAATGAGTTTACCCCCGTTGTAATTAATTTTGGAAATGGTGAATTGTGATCCCGTACTGTGGAactatgttgctttcctttatACCATTCCTTTTCGTAATAACAACTTTGAATCAGGCATACCCTAATTCCGGGTTACACATTTCATTGTTTTGGGGTTAGGTGGTCTTTGTTTATACCCTCTTGTTATTCCCTTTAGTTGTATTATATAAGTTACAAAAGTGAAATCTTCACTGTTACATTCCACTCCGGGCTTATGTATAGCTGTATAGGTTTATAAATGTGGCTGTTCTGCTGACTACAACCTTAACTAgctaacttattaaaaaaaaggacaTTTTGGGGACCTTGCAACACTGTTGTGAGTGTTACGCAGCAAGCAACTAGTATAGTTTGAGGATGGGACTTGCCCATTTATATCCGTTTGCAGTCACAATGtgataatatatcataaaaatccGAGTCCAGTAAGGTTTACTAAGTAGGTTCACTTTTGATAACTTTAAGCCTAGTAGTTGTCTAGGTAAGTCCCCCTCCCTCCTCCGGAGTTGAACATTGAACTTAAGCCTAGTAGTTGTCTATGTAAGTCCCCCTCCCTCTTCCGGAGTTGAACATTGAACTAATAGTGGGTTGAATTTTCGTAATTAAGAACATTATTGTTTACCTTTTGGATGTCTTTTTGTAGCATGTTTGCTATAAAGGGCTAAGGAGTTTCACACATTTCAGTATCAAGTACCAACTACAGACACATTTCGGTGTCTATAATGGCTCAAACATGTAGTGACTCATGTTGCATCATATGTTAATTAGCACAGAAATGGAACTTGCAATGCTCATTTTCACACGACTTGCATCTTTAAATCATTGCCTAAAGATATACTATATCCTCATGCTCTTTGGTGGGAACAtgtaatcatttaattagttgaaGGGGTGGCTCCGTGGCTTGAACATGGTTTTCTTACTTGTCCATGACTTCAATCTCTAAATCATTAATGGAATTAGAAATATACGCAGATAGGATTTATATTGTACTCTGTTGAGTGTATGATACATTCTCTAgctttttataatacttttctAATTTGATACGGATCATATGATATGTTGGATAATATAactgtttcttttcttttttttttactcgttCAAGAGTCCGGGCAATAATGGAAGGATGTGGTGCGACTGGAAGCATACATAGGTAGCATTGCTTATGGTAGATGTTTACGTATTAGTTGTCCTAGGAGCCTCTTTTGTAGGCAGTTATATGCTAGTGTTGTCAGGGTCTTAGAGATGCTTTTTACTTTGCATTGGGTTCATTTGGTGCCGTATAGAACCGTTACATTTTATGGTTGAGTAATTTGAATTTCAGACATATTTGTTGAAgtctgatttttatggttttcttGTTTGGTAGGAGTTCTCACCTGGATCTAATGGTAGGATGACAACTATGGGAGTATATGTGCGGGACCTACTTCTTGGCCAGGTCAGGTGCCAGCCATACTTCTATCTCATCTGTTAACTTCTGTATTTTACTCTTTCTTTCACAACGTTAATGTAGGTTTTTATTTGCAGTACTACTTCGATACACTCTTTCCTCGTATTCCTGTTCCTGTAATGAGGTCAATAACAGCAAACCTCGAAAAGCTGAAACTCCCCACTAAACATTGTGGAGTAACGGGGGAATCCACCCGTGGATCTGATGACATGGCACGTCGACCTCCATCTGTTAAAGCTGCTCTTTCGGTTTCTTTTGGTCAGCGAGCCCCTCATCGTGCATCCACACGGGATTCCTCCCCTGTTCGCCGTACTCTCCCGCCACCACCTTCCTATGACCGAAAGGATGGTGAAGATTCCCGTAGATCTCCGTCCCGCCACCGTAGCCAAAGCCGTGATCTACCCGACCGTGATTATTCTGATCGAGGCAGAGATCGAGGACAAGACCGAGACCGTGACCATGGAAGGGATAGGAATAGGGATAGGGATAGAGaaagagatagagatagagacaGGTATAGGGACAGGAGACATGACTATGATCGAAGGTCCAGGGAAACTACAAGCTATAGAGACCACCATAGAGAATCGAGTTCTCGAAGAAGTCGTAGCAGGAGCAGAAGTAGAAGCAGAAGCCGAAGTGTGCGTGTGGATCATCAACCGAGTCCAAACAGGGAAGAAACAAAAGATAGAACATCTGCTTCTAGTAATCTAGCCAAACTAAAAGACATGTATGGCGACTTGACCACTGACAAGGGTGATGCAACAGACGGTAGGGCTCCTGGTAGGAATAATGGGGCTGAAGAGGTCATTCGGCTTGGTGGTTCTTCTTGGAGGTAATCATGGACTGCTCATCTTGTCGTCAAAACATATGTATATGCCATGAATGGATGTATGGCATATGGTAAAAGAGAAGTTAATTTACTACAATGATATATGTTGCTCTCTTTGAGGTTAAATTGTTCACTGTGTACTGTATCACTGATTAGCTTATCAAATTTTTACTTTTGCATCTTTTTGAGCTTTCTTTTGGGGTTCAGATTTGTTGTATCAAGAGCTGATAATGATGGTGTGTTTATCATTTGACATGTTGAAATGTAGTTCTTTTAACATGCCTGTATATCAGAGTCATTTGCCGTTGTGAAAGTCAGCCAAGGGAAAGCACTTGTGGTAAAAGTGAAATCGATCGAGGCCGATGAAATCCTTTTTTTCACTCTTTTAAATTGAAGAAAGTTATAGCTTGTTCTGTAAACTtgattaaaacaaaaactaaactaATTTAGCATAATCGATGTACATCAGTACATGACTGCATAAAGACACACTTGGGAGTTGGGACATCATTTTATTAGAGTCAGGATGAATTAGTTAAGAGTTGAGACTTGAGAACTTAAAATAACTTGATGCATAGCGAAACCGAACCAACGTTTACTCTAAAATCAAAAGAGGGAATGGAATAAAACGATTCAAATGACTTGTACGAATTGAatattcacattttaataatacGTAGGGAGGTTTTAGCTAAGAGAAtccaattattatattatagcctaaataaaaacttttcacGTTAACAGTAACTGTCCGCATGGCTTTTCATTAGTGGTTCATCACTTTTAAAATTAGATTTAATCAATTGTACgagaaatataatatatatatatatattttaagaccacctcttattttaggactaactaggaccattgatttttgtacaccatcatcatctactacgacatacaagacttttttgtaaaaacattaaGACTTTCCAACGAcggacccacagaaaaatcatgtgtaagttaacttacacataagttacacatgtgtaagtaacttacacatgtgtaagttaactgtgtaagttaacttacacatgattttctggtgggcccgtcgccggaaaatcttagtgttttttacaaaaaagtcttgtatatcgtagtagatcatgatggtggtgtgtaacttttggactttttttagttggtctcaaattatcttttccatatatatatatatatatatatatatattgcctttattttttaagcaagttaatttatataatatatatttttaaagaacGTGTTTAGTTGCAGTTAGGAAATTGGAACACACACTAAACTGGCATTGGAGAAATCTCTAGTGCGTATGCTTTTTTCTGAATTTATCCATTGTGAACTCAAATGAAATCTCTTATAAAAGCAATGAAAATCGCTACATAGCATAACATTTTATTGCTTTTTCTCCAAAGCCGGTGTTGGAATTGCCGTGTCTTCCTGGTGGAAATGATGAGCACATGTTTGCAACTTGCTttccgattttttttttttttttttttttatcgacataaatcgtccttgtggtttacccAAACAGTCAGGTTTCGTCCTTTAACATTCAAAACCTCAGGGATAATCCTTTATAGGAGAATAAGGTTCAAATTTAGTCCTTTCCATTAACCGACGTTATCAATTATCcgttagtgccctcacgtgtaaACCACGTGAGGGTAGTTTTGTATTTAGCCACCATTTGACTcgcttttctctctcttttccttATTATATTAGcagattcatatatatatatttcccaCTTCtcacaaaaaccctaaattaaaaaactaaatcaaaCACAATCCCGATACACACACTTCCTTCTTCCATGTAAAACCTTGATTTTCTGAAACAAATATGACAGGGTGTCCATTGTATACCATTCGTGTGCCTGGTGAAGATTGGGACCTCGACAGTATTTATCGTgagtatatgtttgtttatttttgctCTTTAGTTATTCAAGTTTCAGTATTTAACCATTTTATTATGTTGTAAAATGCAGACAGTTATGCTGGGTTGTTTTCGATGAAGGTTCATCATGGAGGTTTTTTCACACCATGGCCAGGAATGACATATGAAAAGGGTAAGATTAACTATGCCGATTGCACTAATATTGATCAATTTTCAGTTCATGAAATGGACTCCATTGTGGAGGATTTAGGTTATGTGGAAGGGCAAAGGATGTTTTATTACTTTTTGAAACCAGGATGTTCATTAGACAATGGTTTGCAACCCCTAGCTAGTGATCATGATGTAAATAATTTGGGTAATTATGTTGAACAAACTAATTTGTTTAGTGTTTACATTGAACATGGCATGCCAAATTTAGATCAGTATTTTATGCCTAGACCATCAAAAGTTGTGCTTGAAGAGATCCCTGATGATACACTCACTTCATCTAGGACTAGACCATCAAAACCCATGAAAAATAAAGGAACTTAAAGGAGATTGTTGCTTGATTGGAATGAGAAAGAACCTGTTTTAACCCCTAGTAGTCAAGAGAACATACAAACTGACTATGTGAATGAGGAAGTGAATGTGAATCAAACTGCTAAGGGTAAAGCACAATTAGAAGAAGCACAAGTGGGTAGCAATGAAAGTGATGATAGTAAAGGAGTAGAGAGTCAAGATAGTGAAAAAAAAGAAGCAGAAAAAAGTAAAGATAGTGAAGGAGAAGATAGTTAGGATAGTGACTACATTGTAGATAAAGATAATGAAATTGAGGATGTTGAAGTGGACATGAGAGACTTTCACCTGCATGTTGATCCCAATTTAGAGTTCATGGGTAGCTATCTACCCCCTGTTATAGATGAAGTTGTTGGtgatgatgaagaggttgaggtatTGAACAATGAAGAATTTGAAAGTGCTTCTGACTCAGAAGATAACACCAATAGAATTAGGAAGAGACTGTTGAGAAAGTTGAGAAAAAAGCAACCAGTTCAAAGTGAGAAAATTGATAAAACTTTTTTCCAAGTTGGTCAAACATTTGGGAACTTTGATGAGGTAAAAGAATTGGTGAAAAGCCTTGCAATTGAAACTAGGAGGGAGTTGAAGATtgtcaaaatgacaaaatcaGGGTGACAGTATTATGTGAAGGCAAACTTGgaatttttgatgaaaatgatagAGTTGTAGGGCATTTTAATGCAGAACATGCAACTGAGACAATAAACAATGGTGATGGGCCAAAAAAGAAAGCCACAAAGCAGAAGTCAAGTGAAGGTCCAAGTAAGTCCAGTGGGCCAAGTCAGTCAACTGGTCTAACAAAGAAAGCCACAAAGCATAAGACAAGTGAAGGTCCAATTAAGTCCAGTGGGCCAAGTCAGTCCAATGGGCCCAAAAATACAACTGAGGGTCCACCTCAGTCCACTAggtcaaaaagaaaacaagatgAAATGCATAGTGAGGAGGTAAGTGAGAACTCCCAAGTCAATAAAGGTGGTAGAGGACATAAGACAAACCccaatgaatttcaatgtcctTGGAGATTACATGTGTCCAAGATAAAGGGTGATGCAACATGGATGGTTAAAACCTTTAAGGAAGAACATAAATGTCTCCAATCTAGAATTAACAAGCACTGCACACATACATATCTTGGCAAAACAATAGTACAACAGATTGAAGGTAAATTTACTACATTTTGTactagtttattacattttgtACTAATATATTACATGATTTActaatttttaattgattaattataacaatatattaaatgttttactaatttttaattgattaattaacaaTCTGCATATTATTTGGTTTTATAGGAAATCCAGAAATCCCTAGTTCAGCTCTGCAGGATGAGTTACAGAGAAAGCTACAGTTAGGAGTGTCTCAACAGAAAGCATAAAGAGCAAAAAAGTGTGCAAAAAGGCAACTTAGGGGAGATTATACCAAACAATACAACATGCTTAGAGATTACATACTAGAATTGCATACTTCAAACCCTGGAACCACAGTTAAGTTACAAGTTGAACCACCAATAAATCACAATGAGTCAACCAGGGTGTTTAGAAGAATTTATGTATGCCTAGGTCCATTGAAAAGGGGATTCAGAAGTGCTAGTAGGGAGTTGATTGGGCTTGATGGGGATTTTATGTCTGGTCCATTCCCAGGACAAGTGTTGACTGCAGTCAGTGTTGATTCTAACAATGGAATATATCCTATTGCTTATGCAATTGTGGAAGCCGAAACTCTGGACTCTTGGACTTGGTTCCTGGCTAACTTGGGTGATGATTTAGAACTTGACAGCAGGtctaattatacttttataagtGACAGGCAGAAGGTACACAATTAATTTACTCAATGAAATATTCCTAGTGAATTATATTTACTTTCATAATTAACTCTATAATATACTTGTAGGGAATTATTCCTGCTCTTGCAAAAATGTTTCCTTCAGCTGAACATAGGTACTGCCTCAAACATATTCATGAGAATATGAAACAAAAATGGAGAGGCCAAGCTTTCAAGAACCATCTATGGAGGTGTGCTACAGCTACAATTGTTCAGGAGTTTCAGAGGTATATGGAAGAGTTTAAAAGGTATAGTGAGCCTGCATACAACTGGCTAGTCAAGATTCCACCTCAACATTGGGCCAGATCACATTTTTCAGGTACAACATTCATGGTCTAATTGTCCTTTATTCTAGTATGTTAATTATTAAGCTAAGGTCAAAAATATTTGATCCAACAGGAAGGGCCAAGTCTGATGTCTTACTTAACAATATGTGTAAGGTCTTGAATAGCAAAACAGTCAAGGGTAAGGATAAGCCTATAATTCATTGCCTGGAATACATTAGGGAATACTTGATGATTAGGATAGGGAATGTGCAAAAGGTGATTGATAAATGTCAGGGACCACTTACACCAACTGCACATAAACTGTTGGAAGTTGTGAAAAAAGAGGCTAATCCATACAAGGCTATATTTAATGGAGAAGTGTATCAAGTTAGTGGGCCTTGGGGGGATCAAACAGTGGTAAATGTTGAGAAAAGGACATGCACTTGTAGGAGATTGGAAATAACTGGACTACCATGTAAACATGCAGTTTGTGTGAACTGGAATATGGCACTAAATAAAAGACCAGTTGGTGCAATTGAGACATGGGTTGATCCTATTTATAGGCTTGATACTTGGAAATTGATGTACAAGTTTAAAATCAATCCCACCAATGGTGTGAACATGTGGAACAAATCCCAGATTCCAACAATGATCATCCCACCCAAGTATCACACACCTGTGGGGAGGcccagaaagaaaagaagaaagactGAAGAAGAGCTTCAGATGGTCAAAAATGGAAAGTTGTCTAGGAAACACAAGTCAGTTGTTTGTAAGACTTGTGGAAAATCTGGTCATAACAAGAGGTCATGCAAAGATGGGCAAGCTTCTGGTAGTCAAAATGTTCCAACCCAATCTAGTCAGGCTACTTCAAATGTTCCAAGTGAAGGTGCCAGACAAAATGTAGCAGCTCAAGTGAGTCAAAATGTGCCAAGGCAAAATGTAGGAGATTAAGCCAGTCAAAATGTGAGTCAAAGTGGTACATTTGTTGGTGGTTCAAGGAAATCCAAAGCTGTTACCAGTCCAGGTTGTACAATTAGGTGGGTTAAAACCAAGGGTGGACTCAAGCCAGTTCAAATTTAGATTAATTTGATGTCTTTTGGTCATGTAATTCAACTTGTCTTTTGGTATATTATGTCATGTAATGCAACTTATGTATTTGGCTACTTTAAGACTTTTAGTGTCCTGTGTAATGCAACTTATGTATTTGGCTTGTAATGTGATGCAACTATTTTAAGGTTTAATATGTGTTTGTGTTTCTGCATTTATGTATTTCTACATTTTCTAGCATTTTCTCTTGGTAATGAAAACTATTTTAAGGTTTACTAGCATTTCTGCATTATGCACTTCTGCATTTATTTTTAGGTTTAATATGTATTTTTGCATTTTCTCTTGTAATATGTTTAGGTTTAATATGTATTTCTGCATTATGCATTACCAGATTTCTGCAATTCATGTAATATTTCTGCATTTGTGTTGGATGCAACATATGTTTTTGACTTCATTCTGCATTTAGGTACTTTTGTCAATTCGGCATAACAAAATAATACCATTTTCATTCATACTTTAAAGTTCATTCTGCATTACAATGTTTTGATAAAATTATGCATAACAAA includes the following:
- the LOC122585627 gene encoding pre-mRNA splicing factor SR-like 1 isoform X2, with product MLERWTRDIHLNIHTAMQEEFSPGSNGRMTTMGVYVRDLLLGQYYFDTLFPRIPVPVMRSITANLEKLKLPTKHCGVTGESTRGSDDMARRPPSVKAALSVSFGQRAPHRASTRDSSPVRRTLPPPPSYDRKDGEDSRRSPSRHRSQSRDLPDRDYSDRGRDRGQDRDRDHGRDRNRDRDRERDRDRDRYRDRRHDYDRRSRETTSYRDHHRESSSRRSRSRSRSRSRSRSVRVDHQPSPNREETKDRTSASSNLAKLKDMYGDLTTDKGDATDGRAPGRNNGAEEVIRLGGSSWR
- the LOC122585627 gene encoding pre-mRNA splicing factor SR-like 1 isoform X3 — encoded protein: MTTMGVYVRDLLLGQYYFDTLFPRIPVPVMRSITANLEKLKLPTKHCGVTGESTRGSDDMARRPPSVKAALSVSFGQRAPHRASTRDSSPVRRTLPPPPSYDRKDGEDSRRSPSRHRSQSRDLPDRDYSDRGRDRGQDRDRDHGRDRNRDRDRERDRDRDRYRDRRHDYDRRSRETTSYRDHHRESSSRRSRSRSRSRSRSRSVRVDHQPSPNREETKDRTSASSNLAKLKDMYGDLTTDKGDATDGRAPGRNNGAEEVIRLGGSSWR
- the LOC122585627 gene encoding pre-mRNA splicing factor SR-like 1 isoform X4, which produces MEIPIKPIDQLLERVLCMNILSSDYFKELYRFKTYHEVVDEIYNQVDHVEPWMTGNCRGPSTAFCLLYKFFTMKLTVKQMHGLLKHTDSPYIRAVGFLYLRYAADPKSLWGWFEPYIKDDEEFSPGSNGRMTTMGVYVRDLLLGQVSTTSIHSFLVFLFL
- the LOC122590086 gene encoding uncharacterized protein LOC122590086; this translates as MLRDYILELHTSNPGTTVKLQVEPPINHNESTRVFRRIYVCLGPLKRGFRSASRELIGLDGDFMSGPFPGQVLTAVSVDSNNGIYPIAYAIVEAETLDSWTWFLANLGDDLELDSRSNYTFISDRQKGIIPALAKMFPSAEHRYCLKHIHENMKQKWRGQAFKNHLWRCATATIVQEFQRYMEEFKRYSEPAYNWLVKIPPQHWARSHFSGRAKSDVLLNNMCKVLNSKTVKGKDKPIIHCLEYIREYLMIRIGNVQKVIDKCQGPLTPTAHKLLEVVKKEANPYKAIFNGEVYQVSGPWGDQTVVNVEKRTCTCRRLEITGLPCKHAVCVNWNMALNKRPVGAIETWVDPIYRLDTWKLMYKFKINPTNGVNMWNKSQIPTMIIPPKYHTPVGRPRKKRRKTEEELQMVKNGKLSRKHKSVVCKTCGKSGHNKRSCKDGQASGSQNVPTQSSQATSNVPSEGARQNVAAQVSQNVPRQNVGD
- the LOC122585627 gene encoding pre-mRNA splicing factor SR-like 1 isoform X1, coding for MEIPIKPIDQLLERVLCMNILSSDYFKELYRFKTYHEVVDEIYNQVDHVEPWMTGNCRGPSTAFCLLYKFFTMKLTVKQMHGLLKHTDSPYIRAVGFLYLRYAADPKSLWGWFEPYIKDDEEFSPGSNGRMTTMGVYVRDLLLGQYYFDTLFPRIPVPVMRSITANLEKLKLPTKHCGVTGESTRGSDDMARRPPSVKAALSVSFGQRAPHRASTRDSSPVRRTLPPPPSYDRKDGEDSRRSPSRHRSQSRDLPDRDYSDRGRDRGQDRDRDHGRDRNRDRDRERDRDRDRYRDRRHDYDRRSRETTSYRDHHRESSSRRSRSRSRSRSRSRSVRVDHQPSPNREETKDRTSASSNLAKLKDMYGDLTTDKGDATDGRAPGRNNGAEEVIRLGGSSWR